From the genome of Calliopsis andreniformis isolate RMS-2024a unplaced genomic scaffold, iyCalAndr_principal scaffold0022, whole genome shotgun sequence:
TAGAATCTTAACGCGACTATCCATTTcggataaaaatttaatttatccATCGATGGAACCAAATAGTTGAGGGATAAACCCCGATTATCTTTATCTTGTAAACTTATTCCATTGTTCGATAACGATCTGAATATAAAACATTCAGCTTTTTATCAGGGGATACAGTTTATCTGGTTTGATGACTTTTCCTGCTTAATAATACATAACTAAGCGTCTTAAGTGGAAAGAATTTCACGTGAGGCATGCGGTAAAACGGGCACAGGAGGTACGTGCAATGCATCACGTTGCTCCGTTTCAAACAAAACGAGCGTTGAAGATACAGTAGAATCACGAGATGAATCGCCAAATTGATTATGTGCTCGCAGTCACGCACGCTGGTGTTCGAAAAGCTTGTACCTAGTGTCTATGAAGAACTATAGAGAACTATCATTATTTTCCAGGAAGGTCAACGCAAAATTACTGCCACCGATTACCGCAACAGCATCACGAACGAAAAGAGCTTTCGAGAGAGAATTGTCATTTATGCCGGGAAAGCAAACGTAGAAGTTTAGCAGTTTATATAAGAGGCAAATCACGAAGAAGTACTTGCGAAGAGATTCACGAGGAAGAAGAGGATACTACGAATATTAAAAGCGAGAATGCGTGTTCTAGTCAGGGACAGCTACTTATAGTCAAAAATGAAAGCTTAAACACCTCCGGTAAATCGGAAGAAATCAAAGAGAAATGATATAACCAATAATATTATGCCCTATGATTTCACGCAGCATAATGTTAATAATATTTATGAGTTTGTAATATAAATAATGAACGATATGCACATAAAGAGTAAtgatagaaatgacagtaagacATATCTAGTATGTCAAGGAATTCTAAACGCTATTTTTTATACCAAATAGGTTCATGTGTAAGATACGGTCTAAAatttataattacaataatgacaATATGTAGTCGTAATCTATTTTATGTTATTTGTTTCTTCCAATGAATTTTATGATATGCAAAAATTAATTGCatttataaatacaaatattaagtcattattttataaatgcaacgtattatttacattatattatCAAGATATCTTTAACAGCA
Proteins encoded in this window:
- the LOC143186732 gene encoding uncharacterized protein LOC143186732, which encodes MDLVYASEVLTYGMFRNHQYRDYEQPWNNDYFNNGRSTQNYCHRLPQQHHERKELSRENCHLCRESKRRSLAVYIRGKSRRSTCEEIHEEEEDTTNIKSENACSSQGQLLIVKNESLNTSGKSEEIKEK